In Bacteroidales bacterium, a single genomic region encodes these proteins:
- a CDS encoding helix-turn-helix domain-containing protein has translation METVINNDLQFAFDFVKYTNRNIFLTGKAGTGKTTFLHDLKRTSPKRMIVVAPTGVAAINAGGVTLHSFFQLPFHPYVPSFYLPQVNRENTAEQNDPPGYKMSREKINIIRSLDLLVIDEISMVRADTLDAVDSALRRYKSRHLPFGGVQLLMIGDLQQLAPVVKDEDREILDKYYDSVFFFGSRALCSTDYVTIELKHIYRQNDKVFINLLNKVRDNHVDTEVLSELNKRYIPDFDPDSGGGYITLTTHNNQAQTLNDSKLEKLPGRSHSFKATIQDEFPEFSYPTASELILKKGAQVMFVKNDISRDKLFFNGKIGKVEDFEDDIIIVKCPDDDSPIMVERAEWQNMKYSLDDDTKEIQETVIGTFTQYPLKLAWAITIHKSQGLTFERAVIDACAAFAHGQVYVALSRCRTLDGLVLSTRINQRSIIDNPAISEFVNEKIQNQPGQPQLAEAKKAYQQMLLTELFDFTPVTRSLHYCLKVVNEHKESILGNPREIIEQNIISINTDLIEVSDKFQPQLNGLLKGETDAEENVLLQDRVKKASEFFSVKLEAAMKEILEGFTVETDNKAVRKSIAEASERLKKEGDTKLACLNAVRSGFTIGKYLEAKAKSAIEVPAAKSHQVKTADDASGIIKHPVLFRMLKEWRNQKAKETGLSHYMILHQKTMVNLAGFLPQSLSALRLVKGMGKKKSEKFGGEILEIITFYCEKENIAPAVDTIAYGKAIKKVKEDTKKISFDLFKEGKSVTQIAEERNLIATTIESHLAFYVGKGEIPVRRFVSQEKTDLISRHFGGSDDLKLGPVKEALGDQVTWSEIRFVANHIEFLRKSSNLPPRQ, from the coding sequence ATGGAAACTGTCATAAACAATGATCTGCAGTTTGCTTTTGATTTTGTTAAATACACAAACCGCAACATCTTTCTTACCGGTAAGGCAGGAACAGGAAAAACGACTTTTCTTCACGACCTGAAAAGAACATCCCCAAAGCGGATGATTGTTGTTGCCCCGACCGGTGTTGCTGCAATAAACGCCGGAGGTGTTACCCTTCATTCATTCTTTCAGTTGCCCTTCCATCCCTACGTTCCATCGTTTTATCTGCCTCAGGTTAATCGCGAAAATACGGCTGAGCAAAATGATCCGCCGGGATATAAGATGAGCCGTGAAAAGATTAATATTATCAGAAGTCTCGATCTGCTTGTAATTGATGAAATAAGCATGGTGAGAGCTGATACTTTGGATGCCGTCGACTCTGCCCTCAGACGGTACAAAAGCCGTCATCTCCCATTTGGCGGAGTTCAGCTGCTTATGATCGGCGACCTTCAGCAACTTGCTCCTGTTGTCAAAGATGAAGACAGGGAGATCCTTGATAAATATTATGATTCTGTATTTTTCTTCGGGAGCAGGGCGCTGTGCAGCACCGATTATGTAACTATTGAACTTAAACATATTTACAGACAGAATGATAAGGTTTTTATTAACCTGCTGAATAAGGTCCGCGACAATCATGTGGACACAGAAGTACTGAGCGAACTTAATAAAAGATATATTCCTGATTTTGATCCGGACTCAGGAGGCGGATATATCACTCTTACAACACACAATAATCAGGCCCAGACGCTTAATGACTCAAAGCTGGAAAAACTTCCCGGCAGGTCTCACTCCTTTAAAGCAACAATTCAGGATGAGTTTCCGGAGTTTTCATATCCTACTGCAAGTGAGCTTATTCTGAAGAAAGGAGCCCAGGTTATGTTTGTTAAGAATGATATTTCCAGGGACAAGCTTTTCTTCAACGGGAAAATAGGGAAAGTAGAAGATTTTGAGGACGATATAATCATTGTTAAGTGCCCGGATGACGATTCCCCGATCATGGTTGAAAGGGCGGAATGGCAAAACATGAAGTATTCACTTGATGACGATACAAAAGAGATTCAGGAGACAGTTATCGGGACATTTACTCAATACCCTCTCAAGCTGGCATGGGCAATTACAATTCATAAGAGCCAGGGACTTACTTTTGAAAGAGCCGTTATTGATGCCTGTGCTGCTTTTGCCCACGGGCAGGTCTATGTGGCTCTCAGCCGCTGCCGTACGCTTGACGGACTGGTGCTAAGCACCCGGATCAATCAGCGAAGCATAATCGATAATCCTGCTATCTCGGAATTTGTAAATGAAAAGATTCAGAATCAACCGGGTCAGCCTCAGCTGGCAGAGGCAAAAAAAGCATACCAGCAGATGTTGCTGACAGAACTATTCGATTTTACTCCTGTTACGCGCAGTTTACACTATTGCCTCAAGGTTGTAAATGAGCACAAAGAGAGTATTTTAGGTAATCCACGGGAAATCATCGAACAAAATATCATAAGCATCAATACAGACCTTATTGAAGTCTCTGACAAATTCCAGCCACAGTTGAATGGACTTTTAAAGGGGGAAACGGATGCTGAAGAAAATGTTCTGCTTCAGGATAGAGTAAAAAAAGCCAGCGAATTCTTTTCAGTGAAACTTGAAGCCGCCATGAAAGAAATTCTGGAGGGTTTTACAGTTGAGACAGATAATAAGGCAGTTCGCAAATCAATCGCTGAGGCATCGGAGCGTCTGAAAAAGGAGGGAGACACAAAGTTAGCCTGTCTTAATGCTGTGAGGTCAGGTTTTACAATTGGCAAGTATCTGGAAGCTAAAGCTAAATCGGCTATCGAAGTTCCTGCTGCAAAATCTCATCAGGTAAAAACTGCAGATGATGCTTCCGGTATTATTAAGCATCCGGTTCTTTTCCGTATGCTTAAAGAATGGAGGAATCAGAAAGCAAAGGAAACCGGACTTTCGCATTACATGATATTACATCAGAAAACGATGGTTAATCTGGCCGGTTTTCTGCCTCAGTCATTATCTGCGCTCAGGCTGGTAAAGGGAATGGGGAAGAAGAAATCAGAGAAATTCGGAGGCGAAATTCTGGAGATAATTACTTTCTATTGTGAAAAAGAAAACATTGCACCGGCTGTTGATACCATTGCATATGGAAAAGCAATAAAAAAAGTTAAAGAGGATACAAAGAAAATAAGTTTTGATCTATTTAAAGAGGGTAAGTCAGTTACACAAATTGCTGAGGAGAGAAACCTGATAGCAACAACTATTGAAAGTCATCTGGCATTTTATGTTGGTAAGGGCGAGATTCCGGTCAGAAGATTTGTTTCACAGGAAAAGACAGACCTTATCTCCAGACATTTTGGAGGAAGTGATGATCTTAAACTGGGACCTGTAAAGGAGGCTCTGGGGGATCAGGTGACATGGAGTGAAATCAGGTTTGTGGCGAACCATATTGAGTTTTTGAGAAAATCCTCCAATTTACCTCCGAGGCAGTAA
- a CDS encoding helix-turn-helix transcriptional regulator, whose amino-acid sequence MTKSQELSYVVKAHRKAAKLSRASLAEMAGVGKTVIYDIENGKETIQLNTLRKILKVLNIRIELISPLMDHLHNENEKG is encoded by the coding sequence ATGACAAAATCGCAGGAGTTATCATATGTAGTTAAGGCGCATCGAAAGGCAGCCAAATTGAGTCGGGCCAGCCTAGCTGAAATGGCAGGTGTTGGTAAGACTGTAATTTATGATATTGAAAACGGGAAAGAAACTATTCAATTAAACACTTTACGAAAAATACTTAAAGTATTAAACATCAGGATAGAGCTAATAAGTCCGTTAATGGACCACCTACATAATGAAAATGAGAAAGGTTAA
- a CDS encoding HipA N-terminal domain-containing protein, with product MRKVKVFVKGVEAGTLTELQQGKEYLFEYLAGYNGLDISRSMPRNTTVYRFDNFPPFFDGLLPEGVQLEGLLKIKKIDRKDYLSQLIAVGDDMVGVVTVKEIPE from the coding sequence ATGAGAAAGGTTAAAGTATTTGTTAAGGGAGTTGAGGCAGGAACCCTGACAGAATTACAACAGGGTAAAGAGTATTTATTTGAATATCTGGCAGGATATAATGGACTAGATATATCCCGTTCTATGCCGCGGAATACTACAGTATACAGGTTCGATAATTTTCCTCCGTTCTTCGATGGATTATTACCTGAAGGAGTACAATTGGAGGGATTGTTGAAAATAAAAAAAATTGATAGAAAGGACTACTTATCGCAATTAATAGCTGTTGGGGACGACATGGTTGGAGTAGTAACTGTAAAAGAAATTCCGGAATGA
- a CDS encoding HipA domain-containing protein yields the protein MNICPITYTPCGKDRYSSAGLRLLSAGLKTLNDLEYTADEQRKEAFNRASKMSVQGVQPKLSAVLSVKDEKFSIVDNGGKYILKPQHNLYLQMPENEDLTMKLAAEIGLEIPLHGLIWSKDNSLTYFIKRFDRKGQNDKVPVEDFAQLAGLSRNTKYDYSMERVVKLIDEYCTFPAIEKIKLFKLVIFCYLVGNEDMHLKNFSIITRDQKVMLSPCYDLVNSTIEYKKQDEEMALPLKGKKKHLTRNILVDYFGMERSELTAKSIEKVLEAIGLAIPKWKSLIDISFLSKEMKGKYHDLLDQRLAVMKIQ from the coding sequence ATGAACATCTGCCCAATAACATATACTCCCTGCGGTAAAGACCGGTATAGTTCTGCGGGACTCAGACTTTTGAGTGCAGGGCTAAAAACATTAAATGACCTTGAGTATACTGCTGATGAACAAAGGAAGGAAGCTTTTAACCGTGCATCGAAAATGTCAGTTCAGGGAGTCCAGCCGAAGCTTAGTGCAGTTCTTAGCGTGAAAGATGAAAAGTTTAGTATTGTAGATAATGGCGGGAAATATATACTCAAACCTCAACACAATCTTTATTTGCAAATGCCTGAGAATGAAGATCTCACAATGAAGCTTGCTGCGGAGATTGGGCTGGAAATACCTTTACATGGTTTAATCTGGTCGAAGGATAATTCATTAACATATTTTATTAAGCGATTTGACAGGAAGGGACAGAATGATAAAGTTCCGGTTGAAGATTTTGCCCAGCTTGCCGGACTGAGTCGCAATACAAAGTATGATTACAGTATGGAAAGAGTTGTAAAGTTGATTGATGAATACTGCACATTCCCTGCAATAGAGAAAATAAAGCTATTTAAACTGGTTATATTCTGTTATTTAGTTGGTAATGAGGATATGCATCTGAAAAATTTCTCCATTATCACCAGAGATCAAAAAGTGATGCTGTCACCGTGTTATGATCTGGTTAATTCCACAATCGAATACAAGAAACAGGATGAAGAAATGGCCTTGCCATTGAAAGGTAAGAAGAAACATTTAACCCGTAACATCCTTGTTGACTACTTTGGAATGGAAAGAAGTGAATTAACAGCAAAGAGTATTGAAAAAGTACTTGAAGCAATCGGGTTAGCAATACCAAAATGGAAAAGTTTGATTGATATCAGTTTTTTATCAAAAGAGATGAAAGGCAAATATCATGATTTACTGGACCAGAGACTTGCGGTCATGAAAATTCAGTGA
- a CDS encoding murein L,D-transpeptidase catalytic domain family protein codes for MNILRRIIILTLSTLCLNFSYCKQTVKENEIQKLWADCKLEGEVPPDVFSSAIIGYRKIENNKKKNILTIIDYSKPSDKDRFFVIDLDTKKLLFKCLVAHGKNSGEYIATSFSNQSGSLKSSLGFFLTAETYYGDNGYSLRLDGLEKGINDSARMRDIVIHGAGYVSQNFIAENGRLGRSWGCPALPLGLTKEIIDCISEGSCLFIYAADSLYSESSVLCRPDRKR; via the coding sequence ATGAATATTCTCAGGCGTATAATAATATTGACTCTGTCCACTCTTTGTCTTAACTTTTCCTATTGTAAACAGACAGTAAAAGAAAATGAAATACAGAAGCTATGGGCTGATTGTAAACTTGAAGGAGAGGTTCCTCCTGATGTTTTCAGTTCAGCAATTATCGGATACCGTAAGATAGAGAATAACAAAAAGAAAAATATCCTTACAATTATTGATTATTCAAAGCCATCCGATAAGGATAGGTTTTTCGTAATTGACCTTGACACCAAAAAGTTATTATTTAAATGTCTGGTTGCACACGGAAAAAACAGCGGAGAATACATAGCAACAAGCTTTTCAAACCAGTCGGGGTCTTTAAAGAGCTCCCTGGGGTTTTTCTTGACTGCCGAGACTTACTATGGCGATAATGGCTATTCTCTCAGACTCGATGGTCTGGAAAAGGGGATAAACGACAGTGCCAGAATGAGGGACATTGTAATTCATGGGGCCGGTTATGTTAGTCAGAATTTTATTGCAGAGAATGGCCGTCTCGGCAGGAGCTGGGGCTGCCCCGCATTACCCCTCGGGCTCACAAAAGAAATTATTGATTGTATCTCTGAAGGCAGTTGTTTGTTCATATATGCTGCTGATAGTCTGTACAGTGAAAGCTCGGTACTTTGCAGACCCGACAGGAAAAGATGA
- a CDS encoding VOC family protein, which produces MNRHIAHITLVVNDYDEAIDFYTKKLHFRLMEDTVLSETKRWVIVSPSDSGGCSLLLAEASGEEQRSRIGNQTGGRVFLFLYTDDFQTDYQNLIYNNIEIVREPSIQPYGTVAVFKDLYGNLWDLIEPGGRQ; this is translated from the coding sequence ATGAATCGTCATATTGCACATATAACTCTTGTTGTTAACGACTATGATGAGGCAATCGATTTCTACACAAAGAAGCTTCATTTCAGACTTATGGAGGATACTGTCCTTAGTGAAACCAAGAGGTGGGTAATTGTCTCACCTTCAGATTCCGGAGGTTGCTCACTTCTTCTTGCTGAAGCCTCAGGAGAGGAGCAGAGGAGCAGAATTGGTAACCAGACAGGCGGAAGGGTCTTTCTTTTCCTCTATACTGATGATTTTCAAACAGATTATCAGAACCTTATCTATAATAATATCGAAATAGTAAGAGAACCTTCCATTCAACCTTATGGTACTGTGGCTGTTTTCAAAGATCTTTATGGTAACCTCTGGGATCTGATAGAACCGGGAGGGAGGCAATAG
- a CDS encoding right-handed parallel beta-helix repeat-containing protein, translated as MRIIKFTFLFLIIISGCTYQNKSNEMKKESENIKVSINHKSDSGVVSVVHKIRSARVITVGGNNAEIQGFTSVAIQTAIDALKEAGNGGTVKLMPGHFDIIAPVRLYDNITLTGSGPKTILKKCKGFRSQFTIDADYGELRLTIADASGFKPGMGVAIYDDKQRSGWDLTTAKITSIEGNTLFIDEYLVRDYQAGDNGTVSNACSVISAVEANNVTISGLTVDGSRETNDMIDGCRAGGIYLHKVHKAVVENVIVKDYNSDGISWQITEYVTVRNCEVYGCSNSGLHPGTGSPYTTIEGNNSHDNDGYGLFVCWRVRNGEVKNNTFSRNGRNGISTGHKDTDMLFEGNTISENGSDGIHLRGEIPANAPHGTIIRNNIIENNGTKEGGYGISINCKAERVVIENNTIRNSGKGKQIAALFQYKNSLPAEMKNNNVSGHKSGELVSE; from the coding sequence ATGAGAATAATTAAATTTACCTTCCTCTTCCTGATTATTATCTCAGGATGTACATACCAGAATAAGAGTAACGAAATGAAAAAAGAAAGTGAGAATATCAAAGTCAGTATTAATCACAAATCTGATTCAGGCGTTGTTTCAGTTGTGCATAAAATCAGATCTGCACGAGTTATTACTGTGGGAGGAAACAATGCTGAAATACAGGGATTCACATCTGTGGCTATACAAACAGCTATCGATGCCCTGAAAGAAGCAGGTAATGGTGGTACAGTAAAACTCATGCCCGGACATTTTGATATAATTGCACCGGTAAGGCTGTATGATAATATCACTCTTACAGGGTCGGGTCCAAAAACGATACTGAAGAAATGTAAGGGATTCAGGTCGCAGTTTACAATTGATGCCGACTATGGGGAATTACGGTTGACTATTGCAGATGCATCGGGATTCAAACCGGGAATGGGAGTTGCTATATATGACGATAAACAGCGCTCAGGCTGGGACCTTACAACTGCAAAAATTACTTCAATAGAGGGTAATACACTATTTATTGACGAGTATCTGGTACGCGATTACCAGGCTGGAGATAACGGTACAGTTTCAAATGCCTGTTCTGTGATAAGCGCTGTGGAGGCGAATAATGTAACGATCTCCGGCCTCACCGTTGACGGGAGCCGTGAGACAAACGATATGATAGATGGCTGCCGTGCCGGAGGGATCTATCTGCATAAGGTTCATAAGGCTGTGGTTGAAAATGTTATTGTTAAAGATTATAACAGCGATGGAATAAGCTGGCAGATAACCGAATATGTTACCGTAAGGAACTGCGAGGTATATGGCTGTTCAAACAGCGGACTGCATCCCGGAACCGGTTCTCCGTACACAACTATTGAGGGGAATAACAGTCATGACAATGATGGTTATGGACTCTTTGTATGCTGGAGGGTAAGAAACGGAGAGGTAAAGAATAATACTTTTTCTCGAAATGGCAGAAACGGAATAAGCACAGGGCATAAAGACACTGATATGCTGTTTGAGGGAAATACTATAAGTGAAAACGGATCAGATGGCATCCATTTAAGAGGCGAAATCCCTGCCAATGCACCCCACGGGACAATAATAAGAAATAACATCATTGAAAATAACGGAACAAAAGAAGGAGGCTATGGTATTTCAATAAACTGCAAGGCTGAAAGAGTGGTTATTGAAAACAATACTATCAGAAACAGTGGTAAAGGAAAACAGATTGCAGCCCTGTTCCAGTATAAAAACAGCCTGCCTGCAGAGATGAAGAACAATAATGTTAGCGGCCACAAGTCGGGAGAATTGGTTTCAGAATGA
- a CDS encoding sigma-70 family RNA polymerase sigma factor — protein sequence MSPKESEKIGTVYKDERKRLLGYIRNRIPDHVEAEDILQDVFYQLTIGFRDIRRIENLTAWIYKVADNRITDLFRKKKPVKVSYSENARDDEDGPLLLEEILPSLGSTPEDDELKELIWEAIEETLSELPEEQRSVFVANEFDGKSFKEISEETGAGINTLISRKRYAVLALRENLSELYKLFKNH from the coding sequence ATGAGCCCGAAAGAGTCAGAGAAAATTGGAACTGTTTATAAAGATGAGCGAAAAAGATTGCTCGGATATATACGTAACAGGATTCCGGATCATGTTGAGGCTGAAGATATTCTGCAGGATGTCTTCTACCAGCTGACTATTGGCTTCCGGGACATCAGGAGGATTGAAAACCTGACAGCATGGATCTATAAAGTGGCTGATAACCGTATCACCGATCTCTTCCGCAAGAAAAAGCCTGTAAAAGTCAGTTACAGCGAAAATGCACGGGATGATGAGGACGGACCTCTTTTACTCGAGGAGATACTCCCTTCGCTCGGATCAACACCCGAAGATGATGAGTTAAAGGAACTGATATGGGAAGCCATTGAAGAGACGCTGTCGGAACTTCCTGAAGAGCAGAGAAGTGTATTCGTTGCAAATGAGTTTGATGGTAAGAGTTTCAAAGAGATATCTGAAGAAACCGGTGCCGGAATAAATACCCTCATCTCACGCAAACGATATGCTGTTCTTGCCCTAAGGGAAAACTTAAGTGAATTATATAAACTATTTAAAAATCATTAG
- a CDS encoding lipocalin family protein gives MKKIYLLLILLISVSWSCSKDKIEIDGNNLLIGVWNYSEYKDNSAVFTRSSEFVDNHCYKFNINGTLVERKNAGWCGTPPVTYGDFDGTWSIQNDTILTINVGYWGGKTSYKLDIESLDENNLEVISLLEIK, from the coding sequence ATGAAAAAGATATATTTGCTGCTGATTTTACTGATTTCGGTTTCCTGGTCCTGTTCGAAAGATAAGATAGAGATTGACGGCAACAATCTGCTTATAGGTGTATGGAACTATTCAGAGTATAAAGACAATTCTGCTGTTTTTACCCGAAGCAGTGAATTTGTTGATAATCATTGTTATAAATTTAACATTAATGGGACCCTTGTTGAGCGAAAAAATGCAGGGTGGTGCGGAACTCCGCCGGTAACTTATGGTGATTTCGATGGAACCTGGTCGATTCAGAATGATACAATTCTTACAATAAATGTTGGTTACTGGGGAGGAAAAACTTCATACAAGCTTGATATTGAATCACTAGATGAGAACAATCTGGAGGTTATTTCTCTTTTGGAAATCAAATAA
- a CDS encoding DinB family protein, giving the protein MLDTSILAEEITSLIVEWESKLAALPNDTISQRRNSQNRNIKQILGHLIDSASNNTHRVVHLQYQTCPLEFPNYATFGNNDRWIAIQNYQNEDWSDMIQLWKYSLLHFCHVIRNVNKDKLHNEWISEPGKNITMETMIIDFPKHLKLHLKEIEELIGRI; this is encoded by the coding sequence ATGTTAGACACCTCAATTTTGGCAGAAGAGATTACCTCCCTGATCGTGGAGTGGGAATCAAAGTTAGCAGCCCTCCCAAATGATACAATCTCTCAACGAAGAAATAGTCAGAACAGGAATATAAAGCAGATTCTTGGTCATCTGATCGACTCAGCTTCAAACAATACCCACAGGGTGGTACACCTTCAGTATCAAACCTGTCCGCTTGAGTTCCCAAACTACGCAACTTTTGGAAATAACGACCGGTGGATTGCTATTCAGAACTATCAGAATGAGGACTGGTCTGATATGATACAGTTGTGGAAGTATTCGCTTTTACATTTCTGTCATGTGATCAGAAATGTCAATAAGGATAAGCTCCATAACGAATGGATCTCCGAACCTGGTAAGAACATCACTATGGAGACCATGATAATTGACTTCCCGAAGCATCTGAAACTGCATCTTAAAGAAATTGAAGAACTTATCGGAAGAATCTGA
- a CDS encoding GNAT family N-acetyltransferase: MIIIKRTSSENPDFIKLVKLLDADLAIRDGDEHTFYSQFNTLQKIKHVVVAFDDLNPVGCGAIKEYSADTMEIKRMYVHPDHRKKGIASRVLLELEAWAGEMSYQKCILETGKKQPEAIGMYRKNGYTSIPNYGQYAGVENSVCFEKRIK, from the coding sequence ATGATTATAATAAAAAGAACATCATCTGAAAATCCCGATTTCATTAAACTCGTAAAACTTCTCGATGCAGATCTTGCTATTCGCGATGGTGATGAACATACGTTTTACTCTCAGTTCAATACCCTGCAGAAGATTAAACATGTCGTAGTTGCCTTTGACGACCTTAATCCTGTTGGCTGCGGAGCGATTAAAGAGTACTCCGCAGATACAATGGAAATTAAAAGGATGTATGTCCATCCCGATCACAGGAAAAAGGGCATCGCATCCAGAGTTCTTCTTGAACTTGAGGCATGGGCAGGAGAAATGTCATACCAGAAATGCATTCTTGAAACAGGCAAAAAGCAGCCGGAAGCAATTGGTATGTATAGAAAGAACGGCTATACCTCAATTCCGAATTACGGACAATATGCAGGTGTTGAGAATAGTGTGTGTTTTGAGAAGAGGATAAAATGA
- a CDS encoding epoxide hydrolase, with product MIKKIEIQIAQQHLDKLKEKIRNTRWPDEIEGSGWNYGASLYYMKELADFWLNVYDWRKTESEINSYPNYIATIDGFKIHFQHIKGTGQKNIPLIMTHGWPSSFLEMKKLIPLLTQSSPLAFDLVIPSMMGYGFSQKIRESGCNVIFMAELWHKLMTELGYDKYGVQGGDFGAGISTALAAKYPEHVTGIHLNYIPGNYVPKMEENEEFTKEENDYLDQEEAWYAKEGGYSLQQNTKPLTLAYGLNDSPVGLAAWIVEKMHGWADCNGYIGNVFTKDELLSNITLYWITETIHSSIRLYNENNKVPLILGKETFINTPTAIAHFKYEEPFPPRSFIERGYNIKQWSDFPSGGHFPAIEKPELLAEDIIKFFSLHT from the coding sequence ATGATAAAGAAAATCGAGATACAGATTGCTCAGCAGCACTTAGACAAGCTGAAAGAGAAAATTAGAAATACCAGATGGCCCGATGAGATAGAAGGGTCGGGATGGAATTATGGCGCGAGCCTTTACTATATGAAGGAGCTGGCTGACTTCTGGCTCAATGTCTACGACTGGCGGAAAACAGAAAGTGAAATTAACAGTTATCCAAACTATATTGCCACTATCGACGGATTCAAGATTCATTTCCAGCATATAAAAGGAACAGGCCAGAAGAATATCCCGCTAATAATGACACACGGCTGGCCTTCATCCTTCCTTGAGATGAAAAAACTTATTCCTCTGCTCACCCAAAGCAGTCCGCTCGCTTTCGACCTGGTTATCCCTTCGATGATGGGGTATGGTTTTTCGCAAAAAATCAGAGAGTCAGGATGCAATGTCATCTTTATGGCAGAATTATGGCATAAGTTAATGACAGAACTGGGATACGATAAATACGGAGTACAGGGCGGCGACTTCGGGGCAGGTATCTCAACAGCCCTTGCAGCTAAATATCCTGAGCATGTAACCGGGATTCATCTTAACTATATCCCCGGCAATTATGTGCCGAAAATGGAAGAGAATGAGGAGTTTACAAAAGAAGAAAACGATTATCTCGATCAGGAAGAAGCCTGGTATGCTAAGGAGGGCGGATATTCGCTTCAGCAGAATACCAAACCACTTACTCTGGCATACGGACTGAATGATTCTCCGGTTGGATTAGCTGCATGGATAGTGGAAAAGATGCACGGATGGGCCGACTGTAATGGCTATATCGGTAATGTTTTTACAAAAGATGAACTGTTATCCAATATCACTCTCTACTGGATAACAGAAACAATACATTCGTCTATAAGACTTTATAATGAAAACAATAAAGTCCCTCTGATTCTCGGTAAAGAGACATTTATTAATACCCCGACCGCTATCGCACATTTCAAATATGAGGAACCATTTCCCCCGCGCTCTTTCATCGAAAGGGGATATAATATAAAGCAGTGGTCGGATTTCCCGTCTGGAGGTCACTTCCCTGCCATCGAAAAACCCGAACTGCTTGCTGAAGACATAATTAAGTTTTTCAGTCTTCATACTTAG